Proteins from one Homalodisca vitripennis isolate AUS2020 chromosome 3, UT_GWSS_2.1, whole genome shotgun sequence genomic window:
- the LOC124357375 gene encoding protein TIS11 isoform X2: MKLNVQNIFIKQQQQQKSVLGSNNSNKMRWEDQGHEPLSRRASHPVGPTMASLVTTLLLDNLNSHRRLDRSQSDPAKSIINVNTSRYKTELCRPFEESGECKYGDKCQFAHGGHELRNLVRHPKYKTELCRTFHTVGFCPYGPRCHFIHNAEEARAMQMKNRPRPLCLLPGPGSSADTPSPPSSLGSVSPPPSSTSNTAFSFASLVHESPRSLSPCHSPPPPPASPDARLPVFNRLSQPGILAFQFGGELIA, from the exons atgaaactaAACGTTCAGAATATATTTATCAAG CAACAACAACAGCAGAAGAGTGTGTTGGGAAGCAACAACAGTAACAAGATGCGATGGGAAGATCAGGGCCACGAACCGCTCTCCAGACGGGCTTCTCATCCCGTGGGACCCACCATGGCTTCTTTGGTCACCACCTTGTTGCTGGACAACCTCAACTCTCACCGCCGTCTGGATCGCAGCCAGTCCGATCCTGCTAAGTCCATCATAAACGTCAACACCTCCAG GTACAAGACCGAACTGTGCCGACCTTTCGAGGAGTCTGGGGAGTGCAAGTACGGGGACAAGTGTCAGTTCGCACACGGCGGCCACGAACTACGCAACCTGGTGCGACACCCCAAGTACAAGACGGAACTTTGCCGCACCTTTCACACGGTGGGCTTCTGTCCGTACGGGCCGCGCTGCCACTTCATCCACAACGCCGAGGAGGCCAGAGCCATGCAGATGAAGAATCGACCTCGTCCGCTGTGTTTGCTCCCCGGACCCGGCTCCAGTGCTGACACCCCCTCGCCACCCTCGAGCCTAGGCAGTGTCTCTCCGCCACCCTCGTCCACCTCCAACACCGCCTTCTCGTTCGCGTCTCTAGTCCACGAGAGTCCACGTTCCCTGAGTCCCTGCCACAGCCCGCCCCCGCCACCCGCCTCACCGGACGCCAGACTCCCGGTCTTCAACAGACTCAGTCAGCCCGGGATCCTCGCGTTCCAGTTCGGCGGTGAACTCATCGCATAG
- the LOC124357375 gene encoding protein TIS11 isoform X1, producing MSTAVMNSNSIYEFGELLLKQQQQQKSVLGSNNSNKMRWEDQGHEPLSRRASHPVGPTMASLVTTLLLDNLNSHRRLDRSQSDPAKSIINVNTSRYKTELCRPFEESGECKYGDKCQFAHGGHELRNLVRHPKYKTELCRTFHTVGFCPYGPRCHFIHNAEEARAMQMKNRPRPLCLLPGPGSSADTPSPPSSLGSVSPPPSSTSNTAFSFASLVHESPRSLSPCHSPPPPPASPDARLPVFNRLSQPGILAFQFGGELIA from the exons CAACAACAACAGCAGAAGAGTGTGTTGGGAAGCAACAACAGTAACAAGATGCGATGGGAAGATCAGGGCCACGAACCGCTCTCCAGACGGGCTTCTCATCCCGTGGGACCCACCATGGCTTCTTTGGTCACCACCTTGTTGCTGGACAACCTCAACTCTCACCGCCGTCTGGATCGCAGCCAGTCCGATCCTGCTAAGTCCATCATAAACGTCAACACCTCCAG GTACAAGACCGAACTGTGCCGACCTTTCGAGGAGTCTGGGGAGTGCAAGTACGGGGACAAGTGTCAGTTCGCACACGGCGGCCACGAACTACGCAACCTGGTGCGACACCCCAAGTACAAGACGGAACTTTGCCGCACCTTTCACACGGTGGGCTTCTGTCCGTACGGGCCGCGCTGCCACTTCATCCACAACGCCGAGGAGGCCAGAGCCATGCAGATGAAGAATCGACCTCGTCCGCTGTGTTTGCTCCCCGGACCCGGCTCCAGTGCTGACACCCCCTCGCCACCCTCGAGCCTAGGCAGTGTCTCTCCGCCACCCTCGTCCACCTCCAACACCGCCTTCTCGTTCGCGTCTCTAGTCCACGAGAGTCCACGTTCCCTGAGTCCCTGCCACAGCCCGCCCCCGCCACCCGCCTCACCGGACGCCAGACTCCCGGTCTTCAACAGACTCAGTCAGCCCGGGATCCTCGCGTTCCAGTTCGGCGGTGAACTCATCGCATAG